A window of Massilia sp. NR 4-1 genomic DNA:
CTTTTTGGCGGCAGCGGCGTCGGCCAGCTTCTTCTTCTGCTCCTGCGGCAGTTGCTGGTATTCCTCCCACTGCGCGGCCTTGGCCTGTTTGCCGGCCGTGATTTTCTGCGCGCGCGAGAAGTTCTCGCGCACCACCTTGCGCTCGGCCGGCGTCAGGCGTGCCCATTCGCGCATGCGCTCATGCACGCGCTGCTGCTCGTCCGGCTTCATGGAGGCGAAGCGGTTGGCGATCTCGATCCATTTCTGCTTGCGCACCGGCCCCAGGTCGTCCCAGCTGCTTTGCAGCGGCGCCAGGGCGCTTTGCTGGACGGGCTTCAGATCCTTCCAGTACGGTTTCTCGCCCGCGCCCGGCTTGGCCGCACCCGGCGCGACGGCGGGCGGCGCAGCCACGGTATGCGGCACATTGGCGCCGGCTGCGGATGCGGCGGTGGGAGCCGGGGCGGGAGCCGGCTGGCGGGTTTCACCCACCCAGGCGGCAGCCAGCGCGGCGGCCACGAGGGCGCCACCACCGGCAATCAGGTATTTGCTGCGACCGGAAACACGCGTCATTGCTTACTGTCCGCGGGTTTCGAGATAGGCGTGGAAACCGTCGTCCAGATAGGCCGACAGCGGCAGCTCGTCGGACAGCACGGCGGCGTCCAGCTCGGCCAGTTCGGCGATCGATTGCTGCTGCTCGTACTGGAACACGCCCATCAGGCCGCCCACCAGCAGCATCAGGGGCAGGGCCACGCTGAAGCGGTTGAACCAGCCCAGGGGATTGGCGAAGAAACCATGGCCGCCGCCGGCCACGGCCGGCGCGCTACGCACTACCCGTACGGGAACATGCGCTTTTTTACGGGCAAGGGCGGCCTGACGCGCGGCGGCCAGACGGTCGCTGGTGGCGGCC
This region includes:
- a CDS encoding DUF3106 domain-containing protein yields the protein MTRVSGRSKYLIAGGGALVAAALAAAWVGETRQPAPAPAPTAASAAGANVPHTVAAPPAVAPGAAKPGAGEKPYWKDLKPVQQSALAPLQSSWDDLGPVRKQKWIEIANRFASMKPDEQQRVHERMREWARLTPAERKVVRENFSRAQKITAGKQAKAAQWEEYQQLPQEQKKKLADAAAAKKPQVAKPPTPAQSKMKTPQPIKPHAPGAVAPAPPLNPAAATGAVPPAATAPGAVNVIPGSYPGAGAVPAAATVPATASIPADAGGAASAATAASVPPNAAPAVPPNVSK
- a CDS encoding DUF3619 family protein; protein product: MNTEDLNFAYKVRHALNEKLDDLPAATSDRLAAARQAALARKKAHVPVRVVRSAPAVAGGGHGFFANPLGWFNRFSVALPLMLLVGGLMGVFQYEQQQSIAELAELDAAVLSDELPLSAYLDDGFHAYLETRGQ